The Pantoea vagans genome contains the following window.
ATTGGCCAGCTGAAATCCGCTGATATCCCAAGCATCCGCTGTCGCATGTTCACTTAAGCGCCCTTGCTGGCGATGATAAATATTGCGGCACGCATAGCTCCCCACATGCGCGATACGGCGAAGTGGGCTGTTGATCCCTGCCTGCTTTAAGGCCAGTTGACTGTTCACTACAAACAGAGTGCTGCTCACCGCCATCGGACAGCTGGCAAGGAAAGAGCTGCTCAACCCCACCTCACCAAACCCACTTACGCGCAGCGGCTGCTCCAGGGGGCAATCGCCCTGGAGAGTAGGCACAACACGATATTGGATGAAGCCCAGCTGTTTCGCACTTTCCAGTACCGCAAGGCAGGCAGCAGGGTCACGACTGAGTCGTTGCAGTTTATAACGCATCATCCAACCCGGTGGATCGGTCATGGCCAATGACGTGAAGGGATTCCATTGCGCGGGCAAATGCGTTTTCAGCCAGGGAATGCTCCACCAGCCACACAACGCCAGAATGGCTATGGCAATGATTGCGCGCACAACACCTCACCCTTTCTTTTTATAAGAACTCGTAAGTGTAGGAGGCGAAGGGTAAACCAACACAAAAAAGGCTTTATTGTGGAAGATTTACGCAAAATAGCGGATGAAGATCCCATGTAAATAATTACTGACAGAGTAAAGCGCGTAAAAGCTCACAATTGTTAAAAAACAATTACCGAGAGTCGCTGCCTTTCCACTATCTTATGCCACTTGCCCTTATAGCGGCACAATATCAAA
Protein-coding sequences here:
- a CDS encoding extensin family protein produces the protein MRAIIAIAILALCGWWSIPWLKTHLPAQWNPFTSLAMTDPPGWMMRYKLQRLSRDPAACLAVLESAKQLGFIQYRVVPTLQGDCPLEQPLRVSGFGEVGLSSSFLASCPMAVSSTLFVVNSQLALKQAGINSPLRRIAHVGSYACRNIYHRQQGRLSEHATADAWDISGFQLANDRWLQVGKNWQQPADAATALHALWRTGCATFGNALGPDYNAAHAAHFHLGMRGAGYCR